AAAACGGCTATATTACTGTTACCGACCCGAAGATGACTCGTTTCGTGATGACTATTCCGCAAGCGGTTAAACTGGTTTTGCGCGCGGCCGTTTTAACAAAGGGGCAGGAGATTTTTGTTTTAAAAATGCCCGCGGTAAAACTCGGGGATTTAGCTGATTGCGCGATTAGGCACTATTCCGATGTTTTTGGCAAAAACCCCGCCGATATTAAAAGAAAGATTATAGGGTTGCGCGCTGGAGAGAAAAAACACGAACAACTTCTGGCAAATCATGAGATAGATAAAGTTTTTGAAACCGAAGATATGTATATTTTAACTCCCCGAGAAGATGTTTGGGGCTATTTTCATAAAAGCGGTTATCTCGGCAGGCCTCAAAAAGCCACTCGCGGTTTTTCTTCCGAATTTGCCAAAAAACTTAAGCCGAAAGAAATTTTAAAATTACTTAAAGAAACAGACAGCGATTTGAATATCGTTTAAGTCGGAACAAAAGAAAAAAGACGATCCCCTCGGATCGCCTTTTTGATTTTTTGGGAATAATTTTTATCCGCCAAAAGACAAAGCAATGGTTATTGCTCCGATTACCGCCAACAGAACCAGAATTTTTTCTATTCCCCGATATTGTTTATATTCGTCAAACATAAAGAGTCCCAAAATCATCCTTCCGAGCATCTGGGAAACAAAAAAGATCGGCTTTACTACGGTAAGGGGCGCGAGCTGCAGCGCCCAGTATGAAAGAAAAATAGAGGAAAAAATAGATCCGCCTGCGACGGCAGTCATCCATAAAGTGGTTCTGATTGGAAGCGGACTTAGTTCTCTATTCATTTCATCGTTTTTCTTTTCATTGTCCTTGTTTTCGTTATCCTTTTTTGGGAAAATACTTTTTATCTTGGTTATGCAAAAGATTGCCAGCGCCATCAGGAATGCTCCGCCATACCATCCGAAAACAAATTTACCGACGGAAATATCGCTAAGAGCAAAATACCGCATAGAGAAAGTGGCAAATCCCCAGATAACCGTATAAACGGCGACATAGATGAAAAGCTTTGGGGCGACATGCTCTTCTCCGATCTTTTGCTTGCGGTAGTTGCTGAATCCAAGCCCTATAATTGTAACCACGCAAAGAAAAAGACCCGCGCCCATCCCGAAATTTAGGTATTTGCTCTCGTTTAGGACGATGTAGCCCAAAGTTATGGCAATGACATCATCCATGAATAAAGTTATGGACACAAAACTAAGGGAATGCTGGTCTGCCTTCCATTGGCAGTAAGCGGCGTAGCCGTTCGCGGCGCCTATGGACGTTATGAACAAGAGTGTTTTATCAAAGACTAATTGTCCAAGGAATAACGCGGCGACGGAACCGAAAGCCGCGGCAAAAAAGTAATGCAGGGTAAAGCGGTTGTTAAAACTGATTTTGTCGGTATGTATAAGTTTTGCTTTTCCGAACCAGGGGTAAAATATGTTGCCGATTAGAATTCTTATAATTACCGGCACAAGCCACATTCCGGCCATTTCCGCTTGCCCCTCTGTTTATCTTGTTGATTTCAAACAACTTTCAAACTCAATTAATGTTTAGCAGAATTTTACCAAAAAGTCAAGCAGGGTTGTTAAATTGTGATATATTTTTTATGTTTAGAATGTGTCTAAAAACGTGAAAATTATAGCTACTCTGGGCCCCGCAACCAGAAAAGAAGGCGATGTGCTTAAAATGCGCGGCCGTGTTGATTTTATCAGGGTAAATATGTCCCACTCTTCGCTTGAGGACTTGGATTATTTTGTTAAAATTTCAAAAAAAGTCGGCATCCCTTTTATTCTTGATACCGAGGGGTCGCAGATAAGGAGCGGAAGGTTTGAAAAACCGCCCGTTTATTTTAATAAAAACGATATGGTGGAGCTTTTGGGCGAGAGCGGAATTAAATCTGTAGGAGATAAAAATAAGATTTATCTTCGTCCAAAAGAAATAATCCCGCAGCTTGAAGAAGGAGATATTCTTTATATGGATTTTGACACGTTGGCTTTGCGTGTTACCGATAACACTTTGCGTGACAAGGGGCGCGTTGGGACTAGCGTTATTACGGGAGGTTTTTTGGGCAACAATAAAGGTGTCGTGGTTGATTCGGCTTTTACTAAATCATATAGTTTGCCCACTCTTTCGCCAAAAGACACAGAAGCCATAAAAATCGGACTTGCTGAAAACCTCGGCTATATCGCCGCCTCGTTTATGCGTTCGGGGGAGGCCGTTGATGAGGTAAGAGAGGAAACGGATGGCAAGATGAAAATTATTTCAAAGATAGAATGCCAAGACGGCCTGAATAATTTAGATGACATTATTGCCAAGTCCGACTTTTTGCTTATTGACAGGGGCGACTTAAGTAAAGAAGTCCCTTTGGAAGACATCCCGTTTCTGCAAAAGGAAATAATTTCAAAAGCAAAAAGCGCAGGCAAAGGCACGTATGTCGCCACAAATCTTTTAGAAACAATGGTTGAGAAGAAAAAATCGACAAGGGCTGAAGTATGCGACGTGGTCAATATAATCCGCGACGGAGCTTATGGGCTGACGTTGGCGTCAGAGACCGCCATAGGAAAATATTCCATGGAATGTATAAATATGCTAAATACCTTAATCTCGCGCGCCGGGTTGGGAAAAGGCAGCGACGCTTTAATTGCCCCTCACGGCGGAAAGCTTATCCATAGAATGATAAACACCCCGCCCGATAGTTCTTACTTAAACTCGCTTAAAAAATTGGAAATATCAGATGATATAGCGATGGACACGGAGCAGATAGCAACCGGCGTTTTCAGCCCACTGGAAGGTTTTATGGGGCGGGCAGATTTTCAAAGCGTTTTAGACAGCGCCCGTCTTGCAAACGGTCTGGTCTGGCCGCTTCCGATTGTTCTGGACGCCAGGCAAAATGACGCTGACGGATTTAATGCCGGAGAAGATATCGCGCTTACGCATAAGGGAGAGACACTTGCCATTTTACACTTGGATGAAAAATTTAATTTTGACAAAAAAGAAACAGCCCGAAAGATTTACGGAACTCTAAACGAAGAACATACCGGCGTGCGGGGGGTTTTCGCGATGAATCCGGTTTTACTTGCCGGAAAA
The genomic region above belongs to Candidatus Niyogibacteria bacterium and contains:
- the sat gene encoding sulfate adenylyltransferase, yielding MSKNVKIIATLGPATRKEGDVLKMRGRVDFIRVNMSHSSLEDLDYFVKISKKVGIPFILDTEGSQIRSGRFEKPPVYFNKNDMVELLGESGIKSVGDKNKIYLRPKEIIPQLEEGDILYMDFDTLALRVTDNTLRDKGRVGTSVITGGFLGNNKGVVVDSAFTKSYSLPTLSPKDTEAIKIGLAENLGYIAASFMRSGEAVDEVREETDGKMKIISKIECQDGLNNLDDIIAKSDFLLIDRGDLSKEVPLEDIPFLQKEIISKAKSAGKGTYVATNLLETMVEKKKSTRAEVCDVVNIIRDGAYGLTLASETAIGKYSMECINMLNTLISRAGLGKGSDALIAPHGGKLIHRMINTPPDSSYLNSLKKLEISDDIAMDTEQIATGVFSPLEGFMGRADFQSVLDSARLANGLVWPLPIVLDARQNDADGFNAGEDIALTHKGETLAILHLDEKFNFDKKETARKIYGTLNEEHTGVRGVFAMNPVLLAGKISLLKRRNAEHLAYALTPKQVRRIFKERHWSRVVGFHTRNVIHRSHEHIQLAAMKQENCDGLFVHPVVGKKKPGDYNARYIIKSYERMLGGLYPENKVVLAAFNTYSRYAGPREALFTAICRQNFGCSHFVVGRDHTGVGNFYPPTASHDIFDKFPDLGIKAVKFDEVFYSKKLGAYVRGEDSPNHAPEDKLSISGTQARKMFERGVAPPEWFMRPEVSGIIIDALKRGEKVFVE